One stretch of Diorhabda carinulata isolate Delta chromosome 5, icDioCari1.1, whole genome shotgun sequence DNA includes these proteins:
- the LOC130894010 gene encoding connectin-like isoform X2: MSKTIFGVTNMKLATVLAVLWISEASLKELRLRKGKLDTVPTNICNLEPTHNDNIRCFCTKDIYHQISSAECWIFGKVTRDSFMWKLLVESQPYLAEFNVISSKNGDLSSIPFDFSSKMLFLRNLTINFGSIDTIERFAFGNSTSLQKLILSKNQINYLEQFSISNLLSLEELDLSENRINFIHSAVFLNLPQLKYVRLNKNNMSKIEDKAFAGLSSVLELDLSENFLCDINNLTFFGLSKLKVIDLSTNKIIGLTSSVFLELWDIEELYLDHNYIEFISNRAFDGLRFLKILSMGHNRLSRFPAGLFTSVFTLVHLDLSYNRLETLVFDSIEQFYNNLLLNGTVQLQGFAQSPQRTPDPGLPKSHRPRGTGEVLPRCLPLLELIG; encoded by the exons GTTACCAATATGAAGCTGGCTACGGTTCTGGCAGTTTTATGGATAAGTGAAGCTTCTCTTAAAGAGCTTCGTTTGCGTAAAGGCAAACTAGACACTGTTCCAACTAACATATGTAATCTAGAGCCAACACACAATGACAATATCCGGTGTTTTTGTACAAAAGACATCTACCATCAGATCTCTTCTGCTGAATGCTGGATATTCGGAAAAGTCACTAGAGACAGTTTTATGTGGAAGTTACTGGTGGAAAGTCAACCTTATCTTGCGGAGTTTAATGTTATTTCCAGTAAAAATGGCGATTTGAGCAGTATACCTTTCGATTTCTCCTCTAAAATGCTGTTTTTGAGAAATCTAACCATAAATTTTGGTTCAATAGATACAATTGAGAGATTTGCATTTGGAAATTCAACATCATTACAAAAACTTATTCTATCAAAAAATCAGATCAACTACCTAGAGCAATTCTCTATATCTAATCTGTTGTCGCTAGAAGAATTGGATTTAAGTGAAAACAGAATAAATTTCATACATTCTGCTGTTTTTTTGAACTTACCGCAACTGAAGTACGTACGTTTGAACAAGAACAATATGAGTAAAATAGAGGATAAGGCGTTCGCCGGTTTGAGTAGTGTCTTGGAATTGgatttatcagaaaattttttgtgCGATATAAACAATTTGACTTTTTTCGGTTTATCAAAGTTAAAAGTGATAGATTTGAGTACGAATAAAATCATTGGCCTAACTTCGTCGGTTTTCCTGGAGCTATGGGATATTGAG GAGCTTTATTTGGACCACAACTACATAGAATTCATCTCTAACAGAGCTTTTGATGGATTAAGATTCTTAAAAATTCTTAGTATGGGACATAATAGACTCTCGAGATTTCCAGCAGGTTTATTTACAAGTGTGTTCACGCTTGTACATCTCGATCTCAGCTACAATCGCCTAGAAACTCTCGTTTTTGATTCGATAGAACAGTTCTACAACAATTTACTTCTCAATGGAACAGTACAACTGCAAG GCTTCGCTCAATCGCCCCAACGAACACCGGACCCTGGTCTGCCCAAAAGCCACAGGCCCCGAGGAACGG GAGAAGTTCTGCCTCGCTGCTTGCCATTACTGGAGCTGATAGGTTGA